In the genome of Zootoca vivipara chromosome 6, rZooViv1.1, whole genome shotgun sequence, the window tttataataataatagtcataataatttatttataccctgctcatctggcagagtggtttccccagccactctgggcggctcccaacagaatattgaaaacacaataaaacatcaaaacattaaaaacttccctaaacagggctgccttcagttttaCTTTACCATCTAGCGATTTACTTTCAAAATCGGACCtttgttgttctctctctctctctctctctctctctctctctctctctctctatatatatatatatatatatatatatatatatcatttacCTGACGAcgctgaaacaaaacagaaatccaTTCTTGGATCTCTTCTTGTTTATTAAGTTTACAAGCACTTTCAGAAAAACTGAATATATTGCTATACGTTCCCCAGTTCctcttaatatttattttcttcGGTGCACACAATGGTGTTTTTCTGCCCAGCTCCCAGAATGTCCACCCCCAGAAACAGGCGCCTTGATTTGCCAGCCACAGCTTGCCACTTTCCCACCCATATCTCCCTCCTGCTATCTCTGTGCCCGCCTCGGCCCTGGGCAGCGCTCTATAAGAGCAAGCCTCTTCCCCGCAGGCTGCAACCTTCCTTCTCCCTCAGCCGCTGCAGCGATGAAGGCCTCGCCAAGCTTCCTCCTCGTCCCGCTGCTCTTCGCCATGGCCTGGGCCCAATGCCCGGTGCCAGCCGATCTAAAGACGGCCAACGGCACTAAGATCTGCGCCCAGCTCTACACCAAGAACAGCCCCTACTATGACCAGTGCTGCGCTGGCAGTGTCCTGGTGGTGCCACCGGATGAGGACCAGCCTTACATGCCATCTGCCTTCAACAACAAGGTGACCTCCCTGGTGGTAGGGCAGAGATGTGAGCTGACCGTCTGGTCCAGCAAGGGCAAAGGGGGCAAGACCCGCAAGTTCAAGGCCGGCGCCTACCCGCGTCTCCAAGAATACCGGAAGGGCATCTTTGGCGACTGGGCCAATGCCATCTCCGCCTACTATTGCAAGTGCAGTTGAAGAGGCCACGCGAGATGAGAAAGGACCCCGTGGCCACAAGCAGCTCTTGCCAGCCTGACCCCGCAGCACCCCAAGCGATGTTTCCGCAGGTCTTGCACCCGTCTCTTGCCAGCTAGAAGGTTCCCCCTCCCGGAGTCCTCTGCTCTGCCCATTGGAGAATCTCTAGCCAACTGGAAGGTGTCCTTCCTAGAATCCTCTGCTCTCGCCACATATCAAAGATGAGCTCCCTCGCCAACTAGAAGATCAtcctcccagaatcctctgcactGTCCGTGGCAAAATCTCTAGCCAACTGGGAGAAGTCTCTCCCAGAACCCTCTGCTCTCGTCACATCTCCAGGGCAAATTCTCTGATCAACTGGAAGATCTccctcccagaatcctctgctccAGCCATGGCAAAAGCTCTGCCCAACTGGGGGATCTCTGCACCCAAACGAAATgcgaacaccaccaccaccccctggggggaaaaaatccatCTTCTGATAGCAAATAATTCACCTACAGGGAGCAGGAACGACATCACGAAAAAGCAGAAACTGGCAAGTGAATTTATTTTTCACAACCGTGGCAAAGAAGGGGCTTTCTCCCTGAGATTTGACGATGGACACCTCGCTCGAAAGATATGTAGCTTCTGATGCTTTTAAGAACTTTCCCACATTCCCCACTTTGTTCTGGGTGcgtttattttcttttctttttttggctttTTAAGACAGGCATTCCATCTTCAAAGCCATTGTGTCTCTCTTTGCAGCAAAGGCTCCTTCTGCCTCGTCTCGGCCACTAATTCCTCTGCTTCGCCACGATAAACATAATTAAAAGTGAAAGAACACGGCTTTCGGAACGCGTTCCgtctccctctcttttttgtaGCTCAAGGTCAGCAAATGATGGGTAGCTTTTACTCTTTTCTCGCCTCTTGTAAACATTTAATTGGAAAGAGCTTTCAGGAAGCCGAGAGCAGAATACAATAATCCCCACCGAGCAGATTGTTTTCAATTGACTCCCTTCCTCCGAGGCATCTTCAAACTGGGCACGGCCAAAGGAGGGTGGTGGGGTGCGAGAGAAGGGAGTTTGATCCAGGACTTGCCACTTCACCAATTTCAATGCCAGAGAGATCAAGGCTTGAagtttgggcggggggggggggaactaatggagagggtgcctctgagcaccagCAGAGTGCCACAGAACTGTATAGTTGGAAAGTCCCAGAGGTCAACAAATCTAAGCACcgtgatgcaggaatcacagctaaaagaTTTCTGACAGAtgaaatccaccaccaccaccaccctactTAGATGGGATAgctgagactctgaatctcagggtcgtgggttcgagcccaaattaggcaaaagattcctgcattgcagggggttggactagatgattctcagggtccctttccaactctatgattctatggaaatgTCACAGGGCTGGCCAGGCCAAAAAGCTGCCTTATCCTTGATCCAGGGCTGGAGAGCAGGGACCATTATCCCCCACTGGTCCTATTTCACACCTTGAGCTTTTTTCCCTGCCTGGaaccaaagaatcatagaattctagcgAGTTGGGGgtacccccaaaggtcatccagtccaaccccctgcaatgcaggaaaatcacAGATAAAAGATCGCTGGCAGATGGCCACTGAATCCCATCTTCTCTCCCTAAACAAccacccctgcaaggtaggccagtattACTGCCACAGCACGGATGGGACACTG includes:
- the SYCN gene encoding syncollin; this encodes MKASPSFLLVPLLFAMAWAQCPVPADLKTANGTKICAQLYTKNSPYYDQCCAGSVLVVPPDEDQPYMPSAFNNKVTSLVVGQRCELTVWSSKGKGGKTRKFKAGAYPRLQEYRKGIFGDWANAISAYYCKCS